One genomic region from Thermoleptolyngbya sichuanensis A183 encodes:
- a CDS encoding DUF1823 family protein: protein MSTTNPPSLTVETVWAILNDTLDDATANRLVWHCLGYRQREDGSWDTAAVSEDWRNAYPEPPDFIDSRPATVKLTRSIAPENKQLLKEQLGFGGYKVGELVPRKTRRATIANWLLGYMKDQQTEQNPSG, encoded by the coding sequence ATGAGTACTACAAATCCACCGTCCCTCACAGTCGAAACCGTGTGGGCCATCCTCAATGACACCCTCGACGATGCCACCGCCAATCGACTGGTGTGGCACTGCCTGGGCTATCGCCAGCGCGAAGACGGCTCCTGGGACACTGCCGCCGTATCCGAAGACTGGCGCAACGCTTACCCAGAGCCGCCTGACTTTATCGACAGCCGCCCGGCCACCGTCAAGCTGACCCGCTCCATTGCGCCCGAAAACAAGCAGCTTTTGAAAGAGCAACTCGGCTTTGGTGGCTATAAGGTGGGCGAACTCGTGCCCCGCAAAACGCGCCGCGCCACGATTGCCAACTGGCTATTGGGCTACATGAAAGACCAGCAGACCGAGCAGAATCCCTCCGGCTAA
- a CDS encoding LmeA family phospholipid-binding protein — MTHFQPQSSDPTTADYEAPALDPQAPASLPDPDRNLPVPRQSHIISTILTPALRLWLRSQVEHVDDLNLLIEGGDRQLLTGLIPRVTISARNVVYRGLYLERITLVGRGIKVNFRQILRGKPLQLERAVPVQAEVHLSQQDLNDSLQGPLLAGVVNDLLLNLLKAGAAPDLVTPDGKTPILLDDFRAKVAPGLLTLGAALVSSNQGSPVPFIIRTGLRTTNGQQLHLVNPEWLPTPKAKRGLALHDLDGFALELGSDVEIQDLELGDRHLVCRGKINVLPE; from the coding sequence ATGACCCATTTTCAACCGCAATCCTCTGACCCGACCACGGCCGACTACGAGGCTCCGGCGCTCGACCCGCAGGCTCCGGCGAGTTTGCCCGATCCGGATCGCAACCTGCCCGTGCCGCGCCAGAGCCATATCATTAGCACGATTCTGACTCCGGCGCTGCGGCTGTGGCTGCGATCGCAGGTGGAACACGTAGACGACCTGAATTTGCTGATTGAGGGGGGCGATCGCCAGTTGCTCACGGGTCTGATTCCCCGCGTCACGATTTCGGCGCGAAACGTGGTCTATCGCGGGCTATACCTGGAGCGCATCACCCTGGTCGGCCGCGGCATCAAGGTCAACTTTCGGCAAATCTTGCGGGGCAAGCCGCTCCAGCTAGAGCGAGCCGTCCCGGTGCAGGCAGAAGTGCACCTGTCGCAGCAAGACCTGAACGACTCGCTCCAGGGGCCTCTGCTGGCAGGCGTGGTGAACGATCTGCTGCTGAATTTGCTGAAGGCGGGAGCCGCGCCGGATCTGGTCACGCCAGATGGCAAAACGCCGATTTTGCTGGACGACTTTCGCGCCAAAGTTGCCCCAGGGCTGTTGACGCTGGGTGCGGCGCTGGTGTCGAGCAATCAGGGCAGTCCGGTTCCCTTCATCATCCGCACCGGACTCCGCACCACGAACGGGCAGCAGCTTCATCTGGTGAATCCGGAGTGGCTGCCTACGCCCAAGGCAAAGCGCGGGCTGGCGCTGCACGATTTAGACGGATTTGCGCTGGAGTTGGGCAGTGATGTGGAGATTCAAGACCTGGAGTTGGGCGATCGCCACTTGGTCTGTCGCGGCAAGATCAACGTTTTGCCCGAATAG
- a CDS encoding AAA family ATPase — protein sequence MPNPFQTLAQALDRVVVGQAALSQQLLVALLCGGHVILEGVPGTGKTLMVKVLARLVQGDFRRIQLTPDILPSDILGTNIFDLNTRSFSLKKGPIFTQILLADEINRTPPKTQAALLEAMEEQQVTLDGESLPLPDLFWVIATQNPLEFEGTYPLPEAQLDRFLFKLVVDYPDPKAERQMLVNAQAGLQNRRLDLSRIKPVMSVEQVLKARQQVRAVQMTDALVDYLLALVQRSRQHPDLGLGASPRSAVAWLQASKARAWLEGRDFVTPDDVKAIARPLLRHRLILRPEAQLDGQQVDEVITSLLGQVAVPR from the coding sequence ATGCCCAACCCCTTCCAGACCCTCGCCCAAGCGCTCGATCGCGTTGTCGTTGGACAGGCTGCCCTGTCGCAGCAATTGCTGGTGGCGCTGCTGTGTGGCGGGCACGTCATCCTGGAAGGTGTGCCGGGAACGGGCAAAACGCTGATGGTGAAAGTGCTGGCGCGGCTAGTGCAAGGCGATTTTCGGCGGATTCAGCTCACGCCTGATATCCTGCCGTCGGATATTTTGGGCACGAATATTTTCGACCTGAATACGCGCAGCTTCAGCCTCAAAAAAGGGCCGATTTTTACCCAAATCCTGCTGGCAGACGAGATCAACCGCACGCCGCCCAAAACCCAGGCTGCGCTGCTGGAGGCGATGGAAGAACAGCAGGTGACACTGGATGGCGAGAGTTTGCCATTGCCAGACCTGTTTTGGGTCATTGCCACGCAAAACCCGCTGGAGTTTGAAGGAACTTATCCGCTGCCCGAAGCCCAGCTGGATCGTTTTTTGTTCAAGCTGGTGGTGGATTATCCCGACCCCAAGGCAGAGCGACAAATGCTGGTCAACGCGCAGGCGGGACTGCAAAATCGGCGGCTCGACCTGAGCCGAATCAAGCCCGTCATGTCGGTTGAGCAAGTCCTGAAAGCCCGTCAGCAGGTTCGCGCCGTGCAAATGACCGATGCCCTGGTGGATTATCTGCTGGCGCTGGTGCAGCGGAGCCGACAGCATCCGGATCTGGGGCTGGGTGCATCGCCCCGCTCGGCGGTGGCCTGGCTGCAAGCCAGCAAAGCTAGGGCATGGCTAGAGGGGCGCGATTTCGTTACCCCAGACGACGTGAAGGCGATCGCCCGTCCGCTTCTTCGCCATCGTCTCATCCTCCGCCCCGAAGCCCAGCTTGACGGGCAGCAGGTGGATGAGGTGATTACCTCGCTGTTGGGTCAGGTGGCAGTTCCCCGATAG
- the aroB gene encoding 3-dehydroquinate synthase: MNAVISVDLPQNSYEVAIAPGSLSQLGAWLQPLGLGRKLMLVSNPMIFRRYGEGAIASLEAAGFDVCHALIPAGERYKTLGSIQKLYDVALAHRLERSSAVVALGGGVVGDMAGFAAATWLRGIRFVQVPTSLLAMVDASIGGKTGVNHPHGKNLIGAFHQPRLVLIDPEVLATLPPREFRAGMAEVIKYGVIWDADLFQQLEQAKRLDQQRYVSPELMQTILTRSCQAKAHVVSKDEKEAGLRAILNYGHTIGHAVESLTGYKLVNHGEAVGIGMVAAGAIALQLNLWDADSNRRQTALIQKAGLPTRLPAGLDLEDIIATLQTDKKVKAGQVRFILPTQIGTVIETDQATPAVIRKVLLAMAEAA, translated from the coding sequence ATGAACGCTGTGATTTCGGTGGATCTGCCGCAAAATTCCTACGAGGTGGCGATCGCCCCCGGCAGTCTGTCGCAATTGGGAGCCTGGCTCCAGCCGTTGGGATTGGGGCGCAAGCTGATGCTGGTGTCGAACCCGATGATTTTTCGGCGCTATGGCGAAGGGGCGATCGCCTCGCTGGAGGCGGCCGGCTTCGACGTGTGCCACGCGCTGATTCCGGCGGGTGAGCGCTACAAGACGCTGGGTTCGATTCAGAAACTCTACGATGTGGCGCTGGCCCATCGGCTAGAGCGATCGTCGGCGGTTGTGGCGCTGGGCGGCGGCGTGGTGGGCGACATGGCGGGCTTTGCGGCGGCCACCTGGCTGCGGGGCATCCGGTTTGTGCAAGTGCCGACCTCGCTGCTGGCGATGGTGGATGCCTCCATCGGCGGCAAAACCGGGGTAAACCATCCCCACGGCAAGAACCTGATCGGCGCGTTTCACCAGCCGCGCCTGGTGCTGATCGACCCGGAGGTGCTGGCGACGCTGCCGCCCCGTGAGTTTCGCGCAGGCATGGCAGAGGTGATCAAGTATGGCGTGATTTGGGATGCCGACCTGTTTCAACAGCTAGAGCAGGCAAAGCGACTGGATCAGCAGCGCTATGTCTCGCCAGAACTCATGCAGACGATCTTGACGCGATCCTGTCAGGCAAAGGCGCACGTCGTCAGCAAGGACGAGAAGGAGGCGGGCCTGCGGGCAATTCTCAACTACGGGCACACGATTGGGCACGCAGTGGAAAGCCTGACGGGTTACAAGTTGGTGAATCACGGCGAGGCGGTGGGCATTGGCATGGTGGCGGCAGGGGCGATCGCCCTCCAACTGAACCTATGGGATGCAGACTCTAACCGTCGCCAAACCGCGCTGATTCAGAAAGCGGGCCTGCCTACGCGCCTGCCCGCTGGACTCGACCTAGAGGACATCATTGCTACCCTGCAAACCGACAAGAAGGTGAAGGCGGGCCAGGTGCGGTTTATCCTGCCGACGCAAATCGGCACGGTGATTGAGACTGACCAGGCTACGCCAGCGGTGATTCGCAAGGTGCTGCTGGCAATGGCTGAAGCGGCTTAG
- a CDS encoding NnrU family protein has translation MRDDWLTSSHFVMFGLLIGFAIAHSGLAALRPYAEKRIGARPYRVIFALVSLPLATLLIVYFIQHRYDGLRLWNVQGVPGVEPLVWALSAISFLFLYPATFNLLEIAAIQKPQVHLYETGIIRITRHPQMVGQVIWCIAHTLWLGTTFMLVTSAGLILHHLFGVWHGDRRLTQRYGEAFAAVKARTSVIPFLAILDGRQTLEFKEFLRPAYVGVAIFVLLFWFAHPLFIQATGNLG, from the coding sequence ATGCGTGACGACTGGCTTACCTCCAGCCACTTTGTAATGTTTGGGCTTTTGATCGGGTTTGCGATCGCCCATAGCGGCCTCGCGGCCTTGCGCCCCTATGCCGAAAAACGCATCGGGGCACGTCCCTATCGAGTGATTTTTGCGCTAGTCAGCCTGCCCCTAGCCACGCTGCTCATTGTCTACTTTATCCAGCACCGCTACGACGGGCTGCGACTGTGGAATGTGCAGGGTGTACCAGGGGTGGAACCGCTGGTGTGGGCGCTGTCGGCGATTTCGTTCCTGTTTCTCTATCCGGCTACGTTTAATCTGCTAGAAATTGCGGCTATTCAAAAACCTCAAGTTCATCTCTATGAAACGGGCATTATTCGGATTACCCGCCATCCACAGATGGTGGGACAGGTGATCTGGTGTATTGCCCATACGCTGTGGCTGGGGACGACCTTCATGCTGGTCACGTCTGCGGGACTGATTCTGCATCACCTGTTTGGCGTGTGGCATGGCGATCGCCGCCTGACCCAGCGCTACGGCGAAGCGTTTGCAGCGGTCAAAGCCCGCACATCGGTCATTCCCTTTTTAGCAATTCTCGATGGTCGTCAAACGCTCGAATTCAAAGAGTTTCTTCGCCCCGCCTATGTCGGCGTGGCGATTTTTGTATTGCTATTCTGGTTTGCCCACCCGCTATTCATCCAAGCAACAGGTAATCTAGGGTAA
- a CDS encoding DUF4350 domain-containing protein: protein MKLNRRAWIVLSVALATLVVLSAIAAPSTRLRAGSTYGRAPGGYGAWFAYMQAQGTPVQRWQRPFEDLLELPDSSLPEAMPISAHAQSPGSGAGNPPSPGSGENPGAGSSLDDRPAEPMTLVGIAPLVEQLLRPDEAWLRRGNVLVLVGVRSPVTGAPFRSVLPTPQGEVTVETTRRQAPSPGLNARLSDSFGLVAWEQTVGAGKVIRVATPHLAANAYQDEPGNFSFLANLVTEPGYPVWVDEYIHGYRDPQREAATGRSPQSVWAYLSRTPIALLVVQSLVLLMLAVWAGNRRMGQPLPDPPPKLDNSEAYIQALGTVLRKAKSTEFVIDILCKAEQINLQRSLGLGTIPADLLTLSQAWEQHTGRPAAELRRLLNPERKKRLGDRALLDWVRRVQALRRE, encoded by the coding sequence ATGAAGCTGAACCGTCGCGCCTGGATTGTTCTATCAGTTGCACTGGCGACGCTGGTGGTCTTGAGTGCGATCGCCGCTCCCAGCACCCGCCTGCGAGCCGGATCGACCTACGGCCGCGCCCCCGGCGGCTATGGAGCCTGGTTTGCCTACATGCAGGCGCAGGGAACCCCCGTGCAGCGGTGGCAGCGCCCCTTTGAGGACTTATTGGAGCTGCCCGATTCCAGCCTGCCCGAAGCCATGCCCATTTCGGCCCATGCTCAGAGTCCGGGGAGCGGCGCTGGCAATCCTCCGTCCCCTGGCTCTGGGGAAAATCCGGGGGCAGGTTCCTCCCTCGACGATCGCCCGGCGGAGCCGATGACGCTGGTGGGCATTGCGCCGCTCGTGGAGCAATTATTACGCCCCGACGAGGCCTGGCTGCGGCGGGGCAACGTGCTGGTGCTGGTGGGTGTGCGATCGCCCGTCACGGGCGCACCCTTTCGATCGGTCTTGCCCACCCCCCAGGGCGAGGTGACCGTGGAAACCACCCGCCGTCAGGCTCCGTCGCCCGGACTCAATGCCCGCTTGAGCGATTCGTTTGGACTCGTTGCGTGGGAGCAGACGGTGGGCGCAGGCAAAGTTATCCGCGTTGCCACGCCCCACCTGGCCGCCAATGCCTATCAGGACGAGCCGGGAAACTTCTCGTTTCTGGCCAATCTGGTGACAGAACCGGGGTATCCCGTCTGGGTAGACGAATATATCCACGGTTATCGTGACCCCCAGAGAGAGGCTGCGACCGGGCGATCGCCCCAATCCGTTTGGGCATACCTGAGCCGCACGCCGATCGCGCTGCTAGTTGTGCAATCCTTGGTGCTGCTGATGCTAGCGGTGTGGGCTGGCAATCGCCGCATGGGACAGCCGCTGCCTGACCCACCGCCCAAACTGGACAACAGCGAAGCCTACATCCAGGCCCTCGGCACTGTCCTCCGCAAAGCCAAATCGACCGAATTTGTAATCGACATCCTCTGCAAGGCTGAACAGATCAATCTCCAGCGATCGCTCGGCCTGGGCACTATTCCCGCCGACCTGCTCACCCTCTCCCAAGCCTGGGAGCAGCACACCGGCCGCCCCGCCGCCGAACTCCGCCGCCTGCTCAACCCAGAGCGAAAGAAACGGCTGGGCGATCGCGCTTTGCTGGACTGGGTGCGTCGGGTGCAGGCGTTGAGGCGGGAGTGA
- a CDS encoding ArnT family glycosyltransferase: protein MTSFAFPHLRPWLQHLDKRPMLRWGLVAAWLGLLCGLGFFWQLGSIGLVDETEPLFAEATRQMVETGDWITPYFNEKPRFDKPPLIYWLMAIAYKTLGVNEWAVRLPSALSAAALVVFGFFTLLRFGYSRPGLSAKAEPDGEEAIAPSPPSPSSAPSPPSLKFHWFPAVLGSGLMALNLQTIAWARTGVSDMLLSACVGGALLAFFWGYAASPDSLRAKERWYLAFFVLCGLGVLTKGPVGVVLPGATVAAFLLYLGNGRTVLRDMRPLRGGLVFLAIALPWYILVTLANGDKFINAFFGYHNVERFTRVVNQHRAPWYFYVVVLLVGFAPYSAHLPAAIARLRFWRRSRWQAEDRRTQLGLFALIWAAVIFGFFTIAVTKLPSYVLPLYPAIAILVALFWSDLLLHRPRAGWGMALSHGLNLLLLAALAIASYNSAPWLDSDNAVRGLEEAITRSGLPIMGTVIWGLALLGAIALLIRRQGCWLWGVNLAAMALTLLLFVFPLMDILDIHRQLPLRQLAAEIVEQQQPDEPIMMAGLHKPSLVFYGHRPIFFAQRQETAIAYIRRQSRGQGDPPSMLLVGLGYKIEDLNLPPEQMTLLAEAGKYDLVRLQLPVALPPPQPN from the coding sequence ATGACCTCGTTCGCGTTTCCCCACCTCCGCCCCTGGCTCCAGCACCTCGACAAGCGCCCGATGCTGAGATGGGGGCTGGTGGCGGCGTGGCTGGGGCTGCTCTGCGGGTTGGGCTTCTTTTGGCAACTGGGCAGCATTGGGCTGGTGGACGAAACCGAGCCACTGTTTGCCGAAGCGACGCGCCAAATGGTGGAAACGGGCGACTGGATCACGCCGTACTTTAACGAAAAGCCTCGATTTGACAAGCCGCCGCTGATCTACTGGCTGATGGCGATCGCCTACAAAACGCTTGGGGTCAACGAATGGGCCGTCCGGCTGCCTTCTGCCCTGTCTGCTGCGGCGCTGGTGGTCTTCGGCTTCTTCACCCTGCTGCGGTTTGGCTATTCCCGACCCGGCTTGTCCGCAAAGGCAGAGCCAGACGGTGAGGAGGCGATCGCCCCATCTCCGCCATCCCCGTCATCCGCCCCATCCCCGCCATCCCTCAAATTCCACTGGTTCCCCGCCGTCCTTGGCTCTGGGCTGATGGCGCTGAACTTGCAGACCATTGCCTGGGCGCGGACGGGCGTTTCGGATATGCTGCTGAGTGCCTGCGTGGGCGGGGCGCTGCTGGCATTTTTCTGGGGCTATGCCGCGTCGCCAGATTCACTGAGGGCAAAAGAGCGCTGGTATCTGGCGTTTTTTGTGCTGTGTGGACTGGGCGTGCTGACGAAGGGGCCCGTGGGCGTGGTGCTGCCGGGGGCGACGGTGGCGGCGTTTTTGCTGTATCTGGGCAACGGGCGAACCGTGCTGAGGGACATGCGCCCGTTGCGGGGCGGGCTGGTGTTTCTGGCGATCGCCCTGCCCTGGTATATCCTCGTCACCCTTGCCAATGGCGACAAGTTCATCAACGCCTTCTTTGGCTATCACAACGTCGAGCGCTTTACCCGCGTGGTGAACCAGCACCGTGCGCCCTGGTATTTCTACGTCGTGGTGCTGCTGGTGGGGTTTGCGCCCTATTCCGCGCATTTGCCTGCGGCGATCGCCCGACTGCGGTTTTGGCGACGGTCGCGCTGGCAGGCAGAAGACCGCCGCACCCAGCTTGGGCTATTTGCGCTGATCTGGGCAGCGGTGATTTTTGGCTTTTTCACCATCGCCGTCACCAAGCTGCCCAGCTATGTGCTGCCGCTCTATCCGGCGATCGCCATTCTGGTTGCGCTGTTTTGGAGTGATCTGCTGCTGCATCGACCCCGCGCTGGCTGGGGCATGGCGCTGAGCCACGGGCTGAATTTGCTGCTGCTGGCGGCATTGGCAATCGCCAGCTACAACAGCGCCCCCTGGCTAGACAGCGACAACGCCGTGCGCGGACTAGAGGAAGCTATCACCCGGTCGGGGCTGCCCATCATGGGCACGGTGATCTGGGGGTTGGCGCTGCTGGGGGCGATCGCCCTGTTAATCCGACGACAGGGGTGCTGGCTGTGGGGCGTAAACCTAGCGGCAATGGCGCTGACGCTGCTGCTGTTTGTGTTTCCGCTGATGGATATTCTGGACATTCATCGCCAACTGCCCCTGCGCCAGCTTGCCGCCGAAATTGTGGAACAGCAGCAGCCCGACGAGCCAATCATGATGGCGGGCTTACACAAGCCGAGTCTGGTGTTTTATGGACATCGACCGATTTTCTTTGCCCAGCGCCAGGAAACGGCGATCGCCTACATTCGTCGCCAGTCTCGCGGCCAGGGCGATCCGCCGTCGATGCTGCTGGTGGGGCTGGGCTACAAAATCGAAGACCTGAACCTGCCACCGGAGCAGATGACGCTGCTGGCCGAAGCGGGCAAGTATGACCTAGTGCGCCTGCAACTGCCCGTGGCGCTGCCGCCGCCCCAGCCCAACTAA
- a CDS encoding CPBP family intramembrane glutamic endopeptidase, whose protein sequence is MRRRMRTARRWERWLWVSAISAIAFAFMPLYTPPYTPLYTLLRDTPLQASEPPQHLSLFPSQYASTVIAPFNQPDYYPIAAQPSDAYRPLGDWVGRLILPSAGAYQQTAAATRETDWAWLEVHLAPAEYRDWVGQTVRLAWQPTPLTQAYVAKASRDVRFPPAVQKTLEKGIIHPIRLNGRDRIGPLQSLAGGHPYDDVTVVLRGRVTPEGQPGASPTLRVVREPVQETGRYIGLVKFLEPVPPANPADLPAQCPGELPCESDDFRVRHYNPTSRQFDGAEEIIRVPQQPQDKDGVFNATTRDLVRSPVADAGWYITGSPDRTGKFTVQSMQPRMLVQLQPQQTILDFRKGLDYINFRNWQSVEQRKGTIQSVLIDASANTSENAKAEWKEGDRALLMHLYGGRGGSHKARELLILGTYAGHFSFGLGQVVRDPFTNELIFNLDYLQVYGNGSDGTLSGANTWHNYMGSLIRGKAGTRPVSDVLVKLDTLTEDYDFGGTRLSFFNELLGELSLIGARYRIGDGTGDSTITSAASCVQDSAQGMFLAIQRFRQTVANNPQVMEWLRANPDNPTTQRFRRLARLGRDLEKQLMPMGILRWDWAQNADVLMGVRSPEGALRESPDEDPGKFISIDDFQIRNLLTGLISWRTAMPRQAHDELAMLFLTNGAKLWFLRPNQVGGNDPGIAPLEATLIFGGWKLPFTELPLLTFLVHRTFGGATIPRVVDWLIMLTVLLAFGVVAIALTRAVQKNAPSPAVKHLLTWNPASLSWVQTLLTLVKFLFVPAFLEEYLFRVLLIPYPKPWIAEWRWWSWALLALGLYVLYRWLYLRLTKQQDKTAPLRLVLSMLLGIATILTYRLTESAWTIIALHWIAVSAWWLLLGGWQHTPSVLKWHKADG, encoded by the coding sequence ATGCGGCGACGAATGAGAACAGCACGGCGATGGGAACGCTGGCTCTGGGTTTCGGCGATTAGCGCGATCGCCTTCGCGTTCATGCCTCTATACACGCCTCCATACACGCCTCTATACACACTCCTGCGAGACACGCCCCTGCAAGCCAGCGAACCTCCACAACATCTTTCGCTCTTCCCTTCCCAATACGCCTCCACGGTCATTGCGCCCTTCAACCAGCCCGACTATTACCCCATCGCCGCGCAGCCGTCTGACGCTTATCGTCCGCTGGGGGACTGGGTGGGTCGGCTGATTTTGCCCAGTGCAGGAGCGTATCAGCAGACCGCCGCCGCGACGCGGGAAACCGACTGGGCCTGGCTCGAAGTCCACCTTGCGCCTGCGGAATATCGCGACTGGGTGGGGCAAACCGTGCGCCTGGCCTGGCAGCCAACTCCCCTCACCCAGGCCTACGTGGCCAAAGCCTCCCGCGATGTACGGTTTCCGCCCGCTGTGCAAAAGACGCTGGAAAAGGGCATCATCCACCCGATTCGGCTAAATGGGCGCGATCGCATCGGGCCGCTGCAATCGCTGGCGGGGGGCCATCCCTACGACGACGTGACGGTGGTGCTGCGCGGCCGGGTCACGCCAGAAGGACAACCGGGTGCATCGCCGACGCTGCGCGTGGTGCGCGAACCCGTTCAGGAAACCGGACGATACATCGGGCTAGTGAAGTTTCTCGAACCCGTGCCGCCTGCAAATCCTGCCGATCTGCCCGCCCAGTGTCCCGGTGAACTGCCCTGCGAGAGTGATGATTTTCGAGTGCGCCACTACAACCCCACCTCACGCCAGTTTGACGGGGCAGAGGAAATTATTCGCGTTCCGCAACAGCCACAAGATAAAGACGGCGTGTTTAACGCAACGACTCGTGACCTGGTGCGATCGCCTGTCGCGGATGCAGGCTGGTATATCACCGGATCGCCCGATCGCACAGGGAAATTCACGGTGCAATCCATGCAGCCACGAATGCTGGTGCAACTCCAGCCCCAGCAAACAATCCTCGATTTTCGCAAAGGGCTGGATTACATTAACTTCCGCAACTGGCAGTCCGTAGAGCAGCGCAAGGGAACGATTCAGAGCGTCCTGATTGATGCCAGCGCGAATACGTCAGAGAACGCCAAAGCTGAATGGAAAGAGGGCGATCGCGCTTTGCTCATGCACCTATATGGCGGACGCGGCGGTAGCCACAAAGCCCGTGAATTGCTGATTCTGGGAACCTACGCGGGGCACTTTTCCTTTGGCTTGGGGCAGGTGGTGCGCGATCCATTCACGAACGAACTCATCTTTAACCTGGACTACCTCCAGGTCTATGGCAACGGCTCCGACGGCACCCTCTCCGGCGCAAACACCTGGCACAACTATATGGGCAGCCTGATTCGCGGCAAAGCCGGAACGCGCCCCGTGTCGGATGTGCTAGTCAAGCTCGACACGCTGACCGAAGACTACGACTTTGGCGGCACTCGACTGTCCTTTTTTAACGAACTGCTGGGCGAACTGAGCCTGATCGGGGCCCGCTATCGCATTGGCGACGGCACGGGCGATTCGACCATTACCTCGGCTGCGTCTTGTGTGCAGGACTCGGCGCAGGGAATGTTTCTGGCGATTCAGCGCTTCCGCCAGACCGTTGCCAACAATCCCCAAGTCATGGAATGGCTACGGGCAAACCCCGACAACCCCACCACGCAGCGGTTTCGGCGGCTGGCACGGCTGGGACGAGATTTGGAAAAACAACTGATGCCGATGGGAATCCTGCGCTGGGACTGGGCGCAAAATGCCGACGTGCTAATGGGCGTGCGATCTCCAGAGGGGGCGCTGCGCGAATCGCCCGACGAAGACCCCGGCAAATTCATCAGCATCGACGATTTCCAAATCCGCAATCTGCTGACGGGGCTGATTAGCTGGCGCACCGCCATGCCCCGCCAGGCCCACGACGAACTGGCCATGCTGTTTCTCACCAACGGCGCAAAGCTCTGGTTTCTGCGGCCCAACCAGGTCGGCGGCAACGACCCCGGCATTGCGCCCCTGGAGGCGACGCTGATTTTTGGCGGCTGGAAATTGCCCTTCACGGAACTGCCCCTACTCACGTTCCTGGTGCATCGCACCTTCGGCGGCGCGACGATTCCTCGCGTCGTAGATTGGCTCATCATGCTGACGGTCTTGCTGGCGTTTGGCGTGGTGGCGATCGCCCTTACCCGCGCTGTTCAAAAAAACGCTCCATCTCCTGCCGTCAAACATCTCCTGACCTGGAACCCCGCCTCCTTATCTTGGGTGCAGACTTTGCTAACGCTGGTCAAATTTCTATTCGTGCCCGCGTTCCTGGAAGAATACCTGTTTCGCGTTTTGCTGATTCCCTATCCCAAACCCTGGATTGCTGAATGGCGCTGGTGGAGCTGGGCACTGCTGGCGCTGGGGCTATACGTGCTATACCGCTGGCTGTATCTCCGGCTGACAAAGCAGCAAGACAAAACTGCTCCGCTGCGACTGGTGCTCAGTATGCTTCTGGGAATAGCCACTATTCTGACCTATCGTCTGACTGAATCGGCATGGACAATTATTGCCCTGCACTGGATCGCCGTCAGCGCGTGGTGGCTGCTGCTGGGCGGCTGGCAGCACACGCCGTCTGTCTTAAAGTGGCACAAGGCCGACGGATAA
- a CDS encoding thioredoxin family protein, whose translation MPLSVNESNFSKEVLESSTPVLINFWAPWCGLCRLMNPMLNQLQAEWGGQIKLVTINADENFKLANTYRLTTLPTLLLVEGDRVLHRFDHFASRDDIRNASESFHAVLASLLGSYSYTA comes from the coding sequence ATGCCACTCTCTGTTAACGAAAGCAATTTCTCGAAAGAAGTTTTGGAATCTTCGACCCCAGTTTTGATCAACTTCTGGGCCCCTTGGTGTGGGCTATGTCGGCTCATGAACCCGATGCTGAATCAGCTTCAGGCAGAATGGGGCGGACAGATCAAGCTGGTGACGATCAACGCCGACGAAAACTTTAAGCTGGCAAATACCTATCGGCTGACGACGCTGCCCACGCTGCTGCTGGTGGAAGGGGACAGGGTGCTGCATCGGTTTGATCATTTCGCCAGTCGAGACGACATCCGCAATGCCTCCGAGTCTTTCCATGCGGTGCTTGCTTCTCTGCTGGGCAGCTACAGCTACACGGCATAG
- a CDS encoding DUF4129 domain-containing protein — translation MGIAVSLTVYLTAYLAVYSAGAIATAAPEAAGTFAKTSLDWQVQRSLQQVGEWIEWVLFGESPNRPNFSGWMPPEWVLQALFWGIVGLLGIWAAWWLVQWLRPYWEAFQRQQGRAIAPMPPAPAPDLSTAEWLARSQAAQRQGDYREACRALYHAALHRLSDRHQISPLPSRTDGEYLNLLNALPNAQPYEVLIRTHERLCFSPTPVSAAAFEQCERAYREISTSQ, via the coding sequence ATGGGTATTGCAGTGAGTCTTACGGTCTATTTAACGGCCTATTTAGCCGTCTATTCAGCAGGGGCGATCGCCACCGCAGCGCCAGAGGCCGCAGGCACCTTTGCCAAAACGAGTCTGGATTGGCAGGTGCAGCGATCGCTCCAGCAGGTGGGCGAGTGGATCGAGTGGGTGCTGTTTGGTGAAAGCCCGAACCGCCCCAATTTCTCAGGCTGGATGCCGCCAGAGTGGGTCTTGCAGGCGCTGTTTTGGGGGATTGTGGGGCTACTGGGAATTTGGGCTGCATGGTGGCTCGTGCAGTGGCTACGGCCTTATTGGGAGGCATTTCAGCGGCAGCAGGGCCGGGCGATCGCCCCCATGCCCCCAGCCCCAGCGCCGGATCTCAGCACTGCCGAATGGCTGGCCCGATCGCAGGCGGCCCAGCGCCAGGGCGACTATCGAGAAGCCTGCCGAGCGCTGTATCATGCCGCGCTGCATCGACTGAGCGATCGCCACCAGATTTCGCCCCTGCCCAGCCGCACAGATGGCGAATATCTCAACTTGCTGAATGCGCTGCCCAATGCTCAGCCCTATGAAGTGCTCATTCGCACCCACGAGCGGCTCTGTTTCAGCCCGACTCCGGTTTCGGCAGCAGCCTTCGAGCAGTGTGAGCGGGCCTACCGGGAAATTTCGACTTCCCAGTAG